The DNA window TCTATAAAGTTTATAGAAGGATGCCTCGCGTCTAAAGGAGTCATATCCAGTATCTCTGGATTTATCACTCTGGTTCGCGAGAAGATGTCACTTATTTCACCATCACTCAACAAGTCTATGAAGGGAATTTTTAGGTTTCCTATATTGGCCATAGCTAGAAATAAACATAAGCGGCTGAAAAGGTAAATATAGTGTTACCGTAAGTGTTTGCGTAGTTCGATTTGAAGGAATAAAAATATAACCATTAAGGACCTAAAAATGTTGCACGAATAAAGATGAAGATCAAAGAAAACATGAAGATCAGTATAAAGTAAAGATTGCATGAAAAAATGGAAGTATGGAACCCTGGAGCAAAATAAGCGAAAAGAGCAATTAACTGCATTCCACCAATTTAGAGGCAACAAAGGGTGTTTGGATCTACAATTAGGAATCAATGGACGTCATAAGACGTGATCAAAAGTTCAGAATTTACCTTAGTTCCATAACGTCGCTCAAGTGTTATAGTGACGTTGCCCCTCTTATTTTTAAGGTCTAGGGCCACGTGGAAGACTTTCATAGTAAAACATTTCAGTTACAAGATAAACACTTCATGTGCATGTTTCAAATACTATACTTTCCCCTACTCAACTCAACACCAGCCTTTTTCCAACACAAATGACTTCCCAGAGACCTCAAAACATCATAGAAGAAATTTATTTTAAGGCAATCTCAATCATTCTACAATAATCCTAAATTTGTGTTCGGTAATAAGGATTAGGGGGAAACTTTTACAAACTGGCCATTTGATCCATTAAGATCGAGATAATTCGAAGCTCCAATCCAAAGTTTCGTCCACTCAAGACTAACTAATAGATAAACCCTCACTAGAGCTAGGAACCATACTCATGTTACTCGTTAAAGTCATTCCTACTGTATTTTGTATTTCACATTGCACTCACCAAAGATGATTCTAATTGTCGTCTATACATAATCGTGATTTTGTGTCACACCACTGTATGATTCATTTCATCCTTACAAGTTACAACTTATTAACTTGGATATTTGAATACTACTAAGATTATAAGTACAACTCCaatttattcaccaaaaactctCCCTATCATATAGCATCAGCAAAACACTAATTCCATGTTTTACattagaatatatattttttctaattgAAAATACCGACATTAATGTATAAAATTCCTCAAATTGCATTGTTTAAAATTACCGACATTTACTACTTTGGTGATTTCAATCTACCTGTGCAACTATGCTTGGCTTGTCAAATGCTGACATTTGGATGAGACTGTTTTCATAGTCATAGCATTGAAAATATTAGTTTCCAGTCAAATCAAGTAAAATCCATCTGTTGAGTTCCAAACATTTTGGTCTCCTATATATGAACCCCAGACCCCACTTCATTATTACGGACACAACTGCTGGGTTCTTTGTCCAATTCTGTCTCATGGACAAGCTCAGTTCATCAAAGAAAATCTATAACCAAATTAATTTAACAACAAATAattaagcatatatatatatatatatatatatatatatatatatatatatatatatatatatatatatatatatatatatattgtaaccgGCTAATCTAAGAGGATTAATCCTACCGTTTAATAGCAGGGCCTATTTAAAGTCAGAGTCTTAGCAAAACTCTGACTGAACTGACCCAACACAAGAATTATTAGTACATGATAGAATTCAAACTCAGAACCTTGAGAgaagcacactctcaagacccaagtcTCCGGCACTAATTAACATCAATATCAACATCAGATAATGGATCAATCAATATGAAGCGTAAAACTTGATTCCCATTTCCATTAATTACTTagaaaattaagaaataaaaatgGACAAATACTGTATATAGAAGAAGAAGCACTAACTACTAGTCTTTGGATGAAACTAGTCATGGTTGAAACAATTTATTACCACATCTGCATTTCCATGAAAGAAGATAATAGCTATCATTTTCTTCATGAGAAGAATCTAATTTGAAACCCTTCTTCCTTTGATGATGATCATGATCATTAACAACCACAGTAGCCATGCATGGCCTACACTTCATGCACTTGTTTACACATTCAGGTGGCTTAGACCCTATCACCACTTTCCTTTCCTCCAAATCACTCTCATCACACAAAACACTTCCACCTGCATGAAGAAAAATACCAATATATTAATATATCTAACCCTAAATACATGTTAGAAGAATATAGaatgattagggttttttacCTGATCTAGGAAGTAGAACAATGAGGGAGAAAATGAAAGAAGTAGTGATTGCAGCATTGAATATTCTAGAAGGAGACATGATGAAGGAGTTTTGTTGGGAAGAATATGGGAGAATGTTGTTGATACAAATGGTGGTTTGAAGTTAGATGTGAAAATGAAACAAAGAGTGTGTTAGATAAAGTTGAGGGATGTTTCCTTTGGGAGAGACAATGCTCCAATGAAATGAAATAGGATTGAGACAGTGCAAATGTGTGTTGTTTTTGTTCATTTTTGGGAAATTGGTAAACTGATTTTGCATCATGTTTGTGAATAGTGATTGACTGACATGGCCAGTGCGTGTGTGTGAATGAATATTTATCTTCCCTTTGCTTTGGGAACATCGTTTTGGTTTCTTTTAAGGCTAAAATTACTTTCTTACCCTTGATTAATTGCACCAACTTGGAAAATGAATATGGAGTGGACCAAAGAATAAAAAAGAGTGAAGTGAATATTTTGTCATGGCCGGTTATAtgttaggctatgtttgggagtttggaggggaggggggaaggcttccaaaaacgaaattttaaaaaaatataggaaaatatttgacattttttgaaaaaatgattttgtttagaatgataaaagagtcattatcattactaaatttttaattttcagaatactataacaacctaaatgatatttgaaaatttatttaatccctccaaaaccctccgaaaccctccttcaatacaatttttgagttcctcattttatggggtttttggtgttatgaataaactcaaaccctccaacccaaaatctttttatcattttcacccaattctttctattttccaaagccttcccctcccttcccctccaaactcagCCTTAGGGTATGTTTGGTTCTGGAGAcaaaatgaaaagagagaaataagagaaagaaaaaagaagtgttaattttttataaaaatatcaaaattcccCTAATTAAAAAATCCactctaatattattttattaaataacttAATTTAGTTTTTTAGAAATTTAGAGGGGAAGTTTTGTTTAGAGAGAAGGAGGATAAAATCTCTCTAGACTTCGTTAGGAACGTTACTCACGCTTATTCCTATTATCTTTTTAATATGTTAttgtcgcaccctaaattttgacctaggttttttttttcatttgattcacTCGCATTAGCATCGATCAATTCATCTGCATCCATATTAAGTTTCGACTTCGCGCGTTGCGTCTTTTTTTTATTAGTATGAAATTCACAATTTATTTGTCATCATTTCAATTAGCAATTTATTTTTCGCGTTAAAATCATTCATAATCACATTTTATATATTGAGTTCAATTTTTGCATCTTAGATTCAATTTTACCattgcatttttctttttaataaatttaacttgcattttcttttttttagaaattctATTTAGATTGGTTTAATGATTAAatcattatttaattattattgttaatttaaaTTAGAGTTAAAGAAAAGCCCATACATTTCATTGAATAGaaagaaaatttgttttttttttgtgttcctCTCTACAATAGGCCCATtacataaaaaaggaaaaaattgctATGGCCTTTGTTTTTCCACGCCTCTGCATACTACTGCTCCATCACCATCAATCTGCAACAATAGTCCAAAAACCTGCCACTCTGCTCCACCACCAACCTGCTATTGCTGCTCCAATTTGCTGCCTATTGTCCAATATTTGCACAAAAATATCCAAACAAATAACCTGCATCATGAAAAGCAAATGAAACAGATTACCAAAATTGTTCAAAACTTCCAAGTTTTCCCCCCAAATTCTCACCAAAACCCTAATCTCCCATCTATATAAAGAGCCATTCATCATTCACACGGGGGGAGAAAAAACCTAGAGCGGCGGCCACAAAAACCCTAACAGAAGAGAAACTTTTGCAAATTTCTTCTCAAACAACCTCACACATAACCTTCAGTCTCACCCTCGCTCATTCTTGCAATAACCCAACTTACCTTCAAAAAACCGAACAACACAACACATAAGCGGAAAAGACGAAATCAGAAGCAAATGAAGAGACGAAGTTAGAAGCAGAGAAGACCAAAGGCATACTTAGGTTTTTATTTCTTCATTCGATTTGTGCTTTAGCTTTTCTGTCTTTAATTCGTTATACCATGTAATTGGGAAATCATAATGAACTCTGGGGTATTGGGATTGATTTGGGGCCTAGGGTTATAAATTTCTTGACTTGATTTGTATGCTATGCTTGAATCGAGAGAGCCGAGAAACTGAGAGGAGAGAATCGCGAGAGAAACTGTGAGCGCGAGAGAGGCGAGAGTTGTCTCTGTTTGTTGTTCATCGTGAGAGACAAGGAACGAGAGTGAAATCGCGAGAAACCGAGAGAGATTGTGAGAAGCCGAGAGTTTGCAGCGATTGAGAGATGTTGGTTTTGTTGTTGTTCACCGTAACAGCAAACGAGAGAACAGAGTGAATAAGATGAGAGAAGATGTtagctttttattttgttttattaactttttatcaaaattaaaaaggaTAATCATTGGTTGAAGTTGCAAAACGAAGGCAAACGGCTGTTATTAGTTCTGGGTTTTTTTTCTCTCATTAGCATTTTCGTTTTGGGCTTTAACCCATGTAGTCCAATCCGAAAACACTCTAATCCGGCCCAGAATCACTTTTTTTTTGGCATGATGTATTCCATTTTCTTTCACGGGCCTTACCCCCATCTGGGTTTCGCACCATCATTTAGCCCATTAATTTCTTTTTCTACGACAAAAACATgcatacttttttttcttttaattagttaatcaAGTGTTTTTATTAATTAGTCATTCTAATTGAACTTTGACTatattgttaattaattaatgatgtttagttaattttttaattaatttaattaataaattaaatacatttttattaattaattaagatagTATCATAATAAAATCAATCCATTTTTTACAAACAATTTCATTCAAATAAACTTCTCGATTCAACGTCGAGTCCACTTCAAACAATTTCACAATAATtttggtcaacaccaagtatcATTTTCAAACTTCTTTTGTCACAATCAAAAAcctcaaaaaatgttttaataatcaaattgaattttgtcAATAATGGTTGAaaagagggggttgtacgtacttgtacaagttgctctaaagcatttagacgatggccgttaagcttttgtttgaatgctttgattccattaaagatCCTTAAAATCCTATTTGTCTCACCTTTCTCTACAAAACGTTTTTTATCAAATCAATTTCGGTTTATAATGGATTAATCatgagggggttgtacgtacttgtacaagttgctctaaagcatttagacgatggccgttaagcttttgtttgaatgcttgtattcCATTAAAAACTTCATTACGCTCAATTTAGCaaatgctctttcaagtattctaggcgatggccgttaagccattgctTACGTACTCGAATTCCACTTTTTCATAAAAACGCTTTCAGTTCAAAACTCATGTTttctttgcccaagtgcaaatttcgcccaagtgcgaaccatATTCAAAAACTCGTCTTTCCGCCCAAGTGCAATTAGACCCATCAAAATCAATAAACAAATTCCGTAGTTCTTCCGAACTacattcgctctgattcttccattgaagatatgtaggcacaagactcaaatgtcttggcgagcacactaaataaaaaaaatacaaattcgTCGTTCTttagaactacaatcgctctgattcttccattgaagatatgtaggcacaagactcaaatgtcttggcgagcacactaacaaaaaaaacataatttcgtAGCCATGAACTACGAACGCTCTgaatttcccattgcacgagggaatacgtaggcacaagattcaaatatcttggcgagcacaataataaaaacccAAATCCCGTTTCTTGTCCATATAATAATTAGAACGCAAGTAGATAAATAAGCTAACAATgaatcacaagattaactaaatgggtcccatcgagtacggtggaggtaaggggtgctaataccttccccttacttaaccgactcccgaacccaaatttggttgcgaagaccatctttgtccatttcatttcatttgtgggttttatcaatattttccccttcccattggaataaataaaaattggtggcgactctgtttgatacaatttcgtggcgatgattttttgacccgcgacagctggcgactctgctggggaaagacaATGTCTctaaagagagtcaaccctaattTAGTTTTATTGTGATATTTGCTAGCTTTACTTACTTGCTTCCTTATTTGTCTTTATTATATCTTTGTTTAATTTCTCATTATTGTGGTTGAAATCTCTTGATTATTGGCGCATGTGAGAAAaaaagctctacacccgagctcgaGTGATAcgtaagataagatggtggtctAGTATTAAACtcgcttgacgtagtgtcaagtgggaggtACTAAAACCCCGCCTGGAGTAGGTCCTTTGAGGAGATGTCTGTGACTAAGTAAGCTATTTACTTGGGCTAAGATGTTTCCAATTCGGACTGCcgactctagggacctttagaaaaacccttaaaccatgacttttaggaaatggtggtttcgcgcccaacttgcgtaacgtaactattactgtgggtaagtgcgaaaaccacactcagaataggcttcgTTTGAAAACACAGTTGGATGGTAAGTTATTTACTAGATGACTGAGTTTTCAAAAGGAGcttgtaactctgagaaccgtgtctagaaccttgtcGGAAAAAACCTTAGACTGTGTGCCAAGAAATTTGAATGTTTCTGTATCCAGTTGATTGAAAATCCATTACTTGTGAATCATACATGATATGATATGGCATTCATTtttgcataaaaaaaaataaataaaaatcatcatgcatttgcattcattAACATGCATTCTCATTTCAAAAATCCAGTACTCATACTTTTTGGCAAAGCAAGTTAATTACCTGACACTCTTTTGGACTCGAAGCATGTCATAGAAGACGTTGAGTGAGCTTCAAAGAGACAAGAATTGTATCCAAAAGGTTTGTGGTCATTATCATGGAAATACTTCAAAGTGTTAAACGCCAAGAATGGTCAACCTCGATACACGATGTGGTTAAACAACCCCATAGCCTCAAGAGTGCCAAGACACTAGGGACATGCCTAAAGCCAGCTATCAGACGAGGAAGTTCATCCTTGTCGGAATTGTGCTATATTGCATTTGAATTCTTTCATCTTTAatcgtaattttaatgaaatgagcattgcatttgTTTTAAATCAATCATAATgtgtttttcttgttttatttccgtatcatttacacaaattcaaaaatacaattttttttttttttttttttttttttttttgcttttccacTTCACTTTCTTTATCAGCTTTTTGTCTAAGCAAgatttgagggaggatgatgataaacaaatacccaatttgcatcagtgtgctttcaaatgaaactttgttgatgatgtacaggcattctttcaaatccccaaacactggagatataaggaagataatccttcgttaacccctttgagccttagaaGTAGGTGTTTTCTTTCTGCATGAAAATTGAAACCCTTAatcaaaacctggggcagggtagttgttcAGTTAAAATGACTAATGCATCTAATTTCCAAGAGAATCATTTCATGGGAACCATTCCCGATCAAAGGTTCAACCATATCCTCTCTTCGTACACAATGTCGAAGTAgtagttgaaggatagaaaaacacttagaaagggggggattgaataagtgtgactttaaatcttggacgataaaaataaattgcacaattatttttatcctggttcgctgttaacgaagctactccagtccacccccgcagagatgatttacctcaacctgaggatttaatccactaatcgcacggattacaatggttttccacttagtccgcaactaagtcttccagagtcttctgatcacacactgatcactccaggaacaactgcttagataccctctaagacttttctagagtctactgatcaacacgatcactctaggcttagttcactcctaagacttccctagagtattctgatcaacacgatcactctagttacaaactgctcagccaactgctaagacttcctagagtatactgatcacacgatcactctagttccttacaacttaatgtaatctattcaagagtttacaaatgcttcttaaaagcgataatcacaactgtgatatttctcttaacgtttaagcttaatctcactaaaatattacaacagcaatgtagtgagttgatgaagattctgagttttgattgaacagcgtttcagcaagtttgatattagttgttttggtgcagaatcgttaaccttgcttctcatcagaacttcatatttataggcgttgagaagatgaccgttgaatgcatttaatgctttgcgtgttccgtacagcatcgcatttaatgttatacgcttttgtcaactacctcgagccttgttcacgctgtgtctactgacgtagcctttagtagcttttaacgttccttttgtcagtcagcgtagtctgccacctgtacttccttctgatctgatgtttgtgaatacgacgtttgaatatcatcagagtcaaaacagcttggtgcatagcatcttctgatcttctgaccttgaagtgcttctgagcgtgataccatcttctgatcttcagtgcttctgatctcatgttcttctgatgcttccatagacccatgttctgattctgcttcgaccatcttctgatgtcttgccagaccatgttctgatgttgcatgctgaaccatttgagatacaacttctgagcgctgaattatgcgtactctttatatatatttcctgaaagggaaattgcattggattagagtaccatattatcttaagcaaaattcatattattgttatcatcaaaactaagataattgataagaacaaatcttgttctaacaatctccccctttttgatgatgacaaaaacatatataaatgatatgaatttgcgatcagaaagagtagacggcaaaagacaaattacacagctatagcataagcatatgaatatgtctccccctgagattaacaatctccccctgagataaataatctccccctaaaataaatactcgaagaactttgataaaagactt is part of the Vicia villosa cultivar HV-30 ecotype Madison, WI linkage group LG2, Vvil1.0, whole genome shotgun sequence genome and encodes:
- the LOC131651462 gene encoding EPIDERMAL PATTERNING FACTOR-like protein 8; the encoded protein is MSPSRIFNAAITTSFIFSLIVLLPRSGGSVLCDESDLEERKVVIGSKPPECVNKCMKCRPCMATVVVNDHDHHQRKKGFKLDSSHEENDSYYLLSWKCRCVINGNGNQVLRFILIDPLSDVDIDVN